Proteins found in one Salmo salar chromosome ssa26, Ssal_v3.1, whole genome shotgun sequence genomic segment:
- the LOC106587389 gene encoding kinesin-like protein kif7, which translates to MSPKVPGHGRAEDMAVQVAVRVRPLLPKELLHSHESCMTADPEQRRVTLGHNRHFHCDFLFEETSCQEEVYAVCVQPLIEAFFQGFNTTVFAYGQTGSGKTYTIGEANISSFRDEEQGIVPRAVAEVFKLLDENDLIDFSVRVSYLEVYKEDFRDLLEVETASKDIHIREDDKGNIVLCGVKECEAEGLDEVLSLLESGNTARHTGATQMNPHSSRSHTIFSVHMDQRRGGSCAHGNPTTGTGPHVLSSKFHFVDLAGSERILRTGNTGERLKESIQINSGLLALGNVIGALGDPKRRGTHIPYRDSKITRILKDSLGGNAKTLMIACISPSSVDFDESLNTLNYAKRARNIQNRATVNCRGEPDRVEGLEQQIRALRRALENRQRSETRIIARSDPDKRSRPGEGEIITLQAQSAHYRTCTDTAYRLLCELQGEGALTVEQGLRVKDWLCSVEEERSGLTTASGPDSGIESSSTEDTAALRRGRAAIKNQEAESGGEEWGRQKEESVAQLQGQVQQLERENTDFLAALEDAMEQYKQQSDKLQEQQDVIVELQCLLSGPGVPGLGLHLTPRPHTAPQGSTRHSHNGLTNRQVGPLESSSFGDQIQCGYGQSSHDHEDLGGGEVKDSEEEDTYVNMSHDRRKHVNLTWTKRDIMGGSAAGGRGLLSQLPGLPASEQFSTRRPSNSSVGESSVGLGSEWGLLQAQQKIRELSVTIRMKEELIRELVKTGKDAQALNRQYTRKISALEGEAEQARQEVQEAQRQLQDLEKQEKETSGVTDRTRAQECRRKIAAAQSKVQVLSQRQRDTARLASLSAQSERRVSELERSVQGMRQQQEQLQRRLRHESQQKRRLETEMQRRTHRVKELEIKNEQQQKILRIKTEEIAAFQRQRRSGSNGSVISLEEQLKIEEQKRWLDEEMESVLEQRKGLEDLEGELTKREQILAKKEALLQERSGLETKRLRSSQALSEDLVTLSGRIESLERELSDRNGLLRSSSAQDSQQIRQEINNLRQEKDTLLKQRVELDDKLRQGSLLSPEEERSVFQLDEAIEALDAAIEYKNEAITQRQRQLRASASMLSQWEMNLMAKLSYLSASETRALLCKYFDKVVSLREEERKLQLALADLEMRGEEQLQLVQWLENALDRTQLDTDRRLTQQQKEHERSVQLLLQQCREQMDEGLAGRQRQYEGWIHNLSKELNHYKAANLELSNRFRELCGNASQPMEQGKVPVFEGRTAGSGSVERLSRGPDDSRRGGPGEPERPTRSREEIRSWSTPLSLPHGGAPPSPLRTPAAWRSYSSRWPWRRL; encoded by the exons ATGTCTCCCAAAGTGCCTGGCCATGGCAGGGCGGAGGACATGGCGGTGCAGGTCGCTGTTCGAGTGCGCCCCCTGCTGCCCAAGGAGCTGCTGCACAGCCACGAGAGCTGCATGACGGCTGACCCTGAGCAGCGCAGGGTCACTCTGGGTCACAACCGACACTTCCACTGTGACTTCCTGTTTGAGGAGACCAGCTGCCAGGAGGAGGTGTACGCTGTGTGTGTCCAGCCCCTCATAGAGGCCTTCTTTCAGGGCTTCAACACCACTGTCTTCGCCTATGGACAGACGGGCTCTGGCAAGACATACACTATTGGAGAGGCCAACATTT cttcCTTTAGGGATGAGGAGCAGGGCATCGTCCCCAGGGCTGTGGCTGAGGTCTTCAAGCTGCTGGATGAGAATGACCTCATTGACTTCTCTGTCCGAGTGTCTTACCTGGAGGTGTACAAGGAGGACTTCAGGGACCTGCTGGAGGTGGAGACAGCCAGCAAGGACATCCACATCAGAGAGGATGACAAGGGCAACATTG TGCTGTGCGGGGTGAAGGAGTGTGAGGCGGAGGGGCTGGACGAGGTGCTGAGCCTGCTGGAGTCTGGCAACACAGCCAGACACACAGGTGCCACCCAGATGAACCCCCACTCCAGCCGCTCACACACCATCTTCAGCGTGCATATGGACCAGCGCCGCGGCGGCTCCTGTGCCCATGGTAACCCCACCACGGGCACCGGGCCTCACGTCCTCTCCTCTAAGTTCCACTTTGTGGACCTGGCGGGGTCGGAGAGGATCCTCCGCACAGGGAACACAGGGGAGAGGCTGAAGGAGAGCATCCAGATCAACAGTGGCCTGCTGGCCCTGGGGAATGTCATAGGAGCCCTGGGAGACCCCAAGAGGAGAGGCACCCATATACCATACAGGGACTCCAAAATCACCAG GATCTTGAAAGATTCTCTGGGAGGAAACGCCAAAACGCTGATGATTGCATGCATTAGCCCCTCCTCTGTGGACTTTGACGAGAGCCTGAACACACTGAACTATGCCAAGCGGGCCCGCAACATCCAGAACCGGGCCACGGTGAACTGCCGAGGAGAGCCGGACCGTGTGGAGGGGCTGGAGCAGCAGATCCGGGCGCTCCGCAGGGCTCTTGAAAACCGTCAGCGCTCAGAGACCCGTATCATTGCCCGCTCGGACCCAGACAAGCGGTCTCGCCCCGGAGAGGGAGAGATCATCACACTGCAAGCCCAGAGTGCCCACTACAGGACCTGCACTGACACTGCATACAG GTTGCTGTGTGAGCTGCAGGGTGAGGGGGCGCTGACTGTGGAGCAAGGCCTGAGGGTGAAGGACTGGCTGTGTTCTGTGGAGGAAGAACGCAGCGGCCTGACCACTGCCTCAGGACCTGACAGCGGCATCGAGAGCAGCTCCACCGAGGACACCGCCGCTCTGAGGAGGGGGAGGGCTGCCATTAAGAACCAG GAGGCAGAGAGTGGTGGGGAGGAGTGGGGCCGTCAGAAGGAGGAGAGTGTGGCTCAGCTCCAGGGCCAGGTccagcagctggagagagagaacacagacttCCTGGCTGCTCTGGAGGACGCCATGGAGCAGTACAAACAGCAG AGTGATAAGCTGCAGGAGCAGCAGGACGTGATAGTGGAGCTGCAGTGCCTGCTCTCGGGGCCAGGTGTACCGGGGCTGGGATTACACCTGACACCACGCCCCCACACCGCCCCCCAGGGCTCCACGCGCCACTCCCACAACGGACTCACCAACAGACAG GTTGGTCCACTGGAGAGCAGCTCATTTGGTGACCAGATCCAGTGTGGTTATGGTCAATCTTCTCATGACCACGAGGACCTGGGAGGGGGAGAGGTGAAGGACTCTGAGGAGGAGGACACTTACGTCAACATGAGCCATGACAGACGGAA ACACGTGAATCTGACTTGGACTAAGAGAGATATCATGGGTGGATCAGCAGCTGGAGGGAGAGGTCTCCTGTCTCAGCTGCCTGGGCTGCCTGCCTCTGAACAATTCTCCACCAGGCGACCAT CCAACTCCAGTGTAGGGGAGAGCTCAGTGGGGCTGGGGTCAGAGTGGGGCCTGCTACAGGCCCAGCAGAAGATCAGAGAGCTGTCTGTCACCATCCGCATGAAGGAGGAGCTCATCAGAGAACTGGTCAAGACAG GTAAGGACGCCCAGGCTCTGAACAGGCAGTACACCCGTAAGATCTCTGCCCTGGAGGGGGAAGCTGAGCAGGCCAGGCAGGAAGTCCAGGAGGCCCAGAGACAGCTTCAGGATCTGGAGAAACAGGAGAAGGAGACCAGCGGTGTCACTGACAGGACCAGGGCCCAGGAGTGTCGCAGGAAGATAGCTGCagcacagagcaaagtacag gTCCTGAGCCAGCGTCAGAGGGACACTGCACGGCTGGCCTCACTGTCTGCGCAGAGCGAGCGGCGTGTTTCGGAGCTGGAGCGCAGCGTGCAGGGCATGAGGCAGCAGCAGGAGCAGCTGCAGAGACGTCTGCGACACGAGAGCCAACAGAAACGACGTCTGGAGACAGAGATGCAGCGACGCACGCACAGAGTCAAG GAGCTGGAGATAAAGAATGAACAGCAGCAGAAGATCCTGAGGATAAAGACGGAGGAGATTGCTGCCTTCCAGAGACAGAGACGTAGCGGCAGCAACGGCTCTGTCATATCACTGGAGGAACAGCTG AAGATTGAGGAGCAGAAGCGCTGGCTGGATGAGGAGATGGAAAGTGTTCTGGAGCAGAGGAAAGGACTGGAGGACCTGGAGGGAGAGCTGACCAAGAGGGAACAGATCCTAGCCAAGAAGGAGGCCCTGCTGCAGGAGCGCAGTGGCCTGGAGACCAAGAGACTCCGCTCCAGTCAG GCCCTCAGTGAGGACCTGGTGACGCTGTCTGGCCGTATCGAGTCTCTGGAGCGGGAGCTGAGTGACAGGAACGGCCTGCTCCGCAGCAGCAGTGCCCAGGACTCCCAGCAGATCCGCCAGGAGATCAACAACCTGCGCCAGGAGAAGGACACACTGCTcaaacagagagtggagctggaTGACAAACTACGACAGGGTAGTCTGCTCTCACCAGAG GAGGAGCGGTCTGTGTTCCAGCTGGACGAGGCCATCGAGGCTCTGGACGCGGCTATAGAGTATAAGAACGAGGCCATCACCCAGAGACAGAGGCAGCTGAGGGCCTCTGCCAGCATGCTCTCCCAGTGGGAGATGAACCTCATGGCCAAACTCAGCTACTTGTCTGCCTCAGAGACCCGTGCACTGCTCTGCAAGTACTTTGACaag gtggtgtcgCTGCGGGAGGAGGAGcgtaagctgcagctggccctggCAGATCTGGAGATGCGTGGTGAGGAGCAGCTGCAGCTGGTGCAGTGGCTGGAGAACGCTCTGGACCGCACGCAGCTCGACACGGACCGCAGGCTCACACAGCAGCAGAAGGAGCACGAGAGGAGTGTACAGCTACTGCTGCAGCAGTGCCGAG AGCAAATGGACGAGGGCCTGGCGGGGAGGCAGAGGCAGTACGAAGGCTGGATCCATAACCTCAGTAAAGAGCTCAACCACTACAAGGCTGCCAACCTGGAACTGAGCAACCGGTTCAGGGAGCTGTGTGGCAACGCCAGCCAACCCATGGAGCAGGGAAAGG TTCCGGTCTTTGAGGGCAGAACAGCAGGCAGTGGCAGTGTGGAGAGGCTGAGCCGAGGCCCAGACGACAGCCGTAGGGGAGGACCAGGGGAGCCAGAGAGACCAACCAGGTCCCGGGAGGAAATAAGGAGCTGGTCAACGCCCCTCTCCCTGCCACATGGAGGcgctcctccctccccactgAGGACCCCTGCGGCATGGAGGAGTTACAGCAGCAGGTGGCCATGGAGACGCCTGTAA